One region of Danio rerio strain Tuebingen ecotype United States chromosome 5, GRCz12tu, whole genome shotgun sequence genomic DNA includes:
- the lnpep gene encoding leucyl-cystinyl aminopeptidase isoform X3, producing METFESERAPLPRNMIENSMFEEEPDVVDLAKESPSYHIDSDDVTYEPRSSRLLVRGLGENDMDEDEEDYESSARLLGMSFMNRSSSQRSAASSYTRQQPSNSCSPLSTKTTAVGVLILVLVVSMFMVIYFVPSCTFTKKGCQKSNSSMSSIYPISTSGELFPWTDLRLPVSVHPVHYNISLHPDLNSMTFQGNVSIVVLVVHETKNIVLHSSDMNIIKVTFDDKEYRFLEYKPWQQIAIKFPEDLKKGQYVLKFSYKANLSNSYDGFYNSSYVDTAGTKRVLAATQFEPLAARKAFPCFDEPAFKSTFVVKMTREAKYISLSNMPKIKTTDLNENGLQEDEFESSVKMSTYLVAFIVAEFSSHSKNVSKTTVSVYAVPDKKDQVHYALETACKLLKFYNTFFEIEYPLSKLDLVAIPDFLAGAMENWGLITFRETTLLVGNQSSRFDKQLVTSVIAHELAHQWFGNLVTMRWWNDLWLNEGFATYMQYMSIENVFPDLDIDIEFLNVRFKALAKDALNSSHPVSTFVSTPEQVEEMFDSVSYEKGASILLMLNATLRDGEFHKGVIEYLQNYNLSNTESKDLWNSLSQVSKQSLNVSEMMNTWTVHKGFPLVTVKRNGPQVTLSQEHFLLNAENGTDDSLWHIPLTYVNDSCSVLRSCKQVFHLKDKEATLQLPGQVKWLKFNFRSDGFYIVHYDEQGWSDLISALKVDVNVLPSEDKAALINNIFALSRLGKVSFRQVLNLMDYIRNETETAPLTEALSQLGQIYRLLDKRSDLNLASSMTTYIESHFGSLMESQSWEVETSVSKMTLRSALLETACALNRPNCTTQARRLFDQWLASNKTLQIPSDLMRTVFKVAAKTDEGWSKLLGSYKHSIYDTEKRKMLEALASTQDVRKIIWVLQKSLDGSEIQNQEFPLVIHTVCRDFAGYLYAWDFMKENWEKITQKFPIGSFAIQSIITSTTSQFSTKTHLAEVQNFFSSLGAKGSQMRIVQEAIETIKHNMRWMEKNLNTLQSWL from the exons ATGGAGACGTTTGAAAGCG AAAGAGCTCCACTGCCCAGGAACATGATCGAGAACAGCATGTTTGAGGAAGAGCCAGATGTAGTGGATTTGGCAAAAGAGTCCCCATCCTATCACATCGACTCAGATGATGTAACCTATGAACCCCGCAGTTCACGACTGTTGGTACGAGGGCTTGGAGAAAATGACATGGATGAAGACGAGGAAGATTATGAATCCTCTGCCCGTCTTCTTGGCATGTCCTTTATGAACCGCAGCTCCAGTCAGCGCAGTGCTGCTTCTTCCTACACCCGCCAGCAACCTTCCAACTCATGTTCACCGCTCTCAACCAAGACTACAGCGGTAGGCGTTCTCATCCTGGTGCTGGTGGTCTCAATGTTCATGGTCATCTACTTTGTACCAAGCTGCACTTTCACCAAGAAGGGCTGTCAGAAGAGCAACTCAAGCATGAGCAGCATCTATCCGATTTCCACAAGCGGAGAACTTTTCCCATGGACTGACCTGAGGTTACCAGTCAGCGTGCATCCTGTGCATTATAATATTTCACTTCATCCTGACCTAAACTCAATGACTTTTCAAGGCAATGTGTCCATTGTAGTTCTAGTCGTGCACGAGACGAAAAATATTGTTCTACACAGTTCGGATATGAACATAATCAAGGTCACTTTTGACGATAAAGAGTACCGCTTCCTGGAGTACAAACCATGGCAGCAGATCGCCATCAAGTTTCCAGAAGATCTTAAGAAGGGGCAATATGTCTTGAAATTTTCCTACAAAGCAAACCTCTCCAACAGCTACGATGGCTTTTACAACAGCTCCTATGTCGACACAGCTGGTACAAAGAG AGTTTTGGCCGCTACTCAATTTGAGCCTCTGGCAGCCCGCAAAGCTTTCCCTTGTTTCGATGAGCCAGCCTTTAAATCAACTTTTGTAGTTAAAATGACCAGAGAAGCCAAATATATCAGCCTTTCAAACATGCCCAAG atCAAAACCACAGATTTGAATGAAAATGGCCTTCAGGAAGATGAGTTTGAGAGTAGTGTAAAAATGAGCACTTACCTGGTTGCGTTTATCGTAGCTGAATTCAGCAGTCACAGTAAAAACGTCTCTAAAACTACG GTGTCGGTGTATGCTGTTCCAGACAAAAAGGACCAAGTGCATTATGCTTTGGAGACAGCTTGTAAACTGTTGAAGTTCTACAATACGTTCTTTGAGATAGAATACCCTTTAAGCAAACTAG ATTTAGTGGCCATTCCTGACTTCCTCGCTGGAGCCATGGAAAACTGGGGGCTAATCACATTCCGCGAGACAACTTTGCTAGTAGGCAACCAATCCTCTCGCTTTGACAAGCAACTAGTGACCTCAGTCATTGCTCATGAACTTGCCCACCAG TGGTTTGGAAATCTGGTTACTATGAGATGGTGGAATGATCTTTGGCTGAATGAAGGATTTGCAACCTACATGCAGTACATGTCCATTGAAAATGTCTTCCCAGATCTTGACATT gACATTGAATTCTTAAATGTGCGTTTTAAAGCTCTGGCCAAAGATGCGCTGAACTCGTCCCATCCAGTGTCTACTTTTGTGAGCACACCAGAGCAGGTGGAAGAGATGTTTGACTCTGTTTCTTATGAGAAG GGAGCCTCAATACTGCTGATGCTCAACGCAACCCTCAGAGATGGCGAGTTTCATAAAGGAGTGATTGAGTACTTACAAAACTATAATCTGTCAAACACAGAAAGCAAAGACTTATGGAACAGTCTCTCCCAG GTGAGCAAACAAAGTTTAAATGTCTCTGAGATGATGAACACCTGGACTGTTCATAAGGGCTTTCCTCTGGTCACAGTCAAGAGAAACGGCCCTCAAGTGACATTGTCGCAAGAACACTTCCTTTTGAATGCCGAAAACGGCACAGACGACAG CTTGTGGCATATTCCACTGACGTATGTGAATGACAGCTGTAGTGTGCTCCGTTCCTGCAAGCAAGTCTTTCATCTCAAGGACAAAGAAG CCACGTTACAGCTTCCAGGTCAGGTGAAATGGTTAAAGTTTAACTTTAGGAGTGATGGCTTCTACATAGTGCATTATGATGAGCAGGGATGGAGCGACTTGATTAGTGCTTTGAAGGTGGACGTGAATGTCCTCCCCTCTGAAGACAAGGCAGCTCTCATCAATAACATCTTCGCTCTCTCCAG ATTGGGCAAAGTGTCCTTCAGGCAGGTCTTAAACCTCATGGACTACATCAGAAATGAGACCGAGACTGCCCCTCTGACTGAAGCTCTCTCTCAGCTTGGTCAGATCTACCGGTTGCTGGACAAAAGATCAGATCTGAATTTGGCTTCTAGTATGACA ACTTACATCGAGAGCCATTTTGGGAGTTTGATGGAGAGTCAGTCGTGGGAAGTGGAAACTTCTGTGTCCAAGATGACGCTTCGCTCTGCCTTGCTGGAGACGGCATGTGCTCTCAATAGACCAAACTGCACAACACAGGCCAGACGTCTGTTTGATCAGTGGCTGGCTTCAAACAAGACTTTGCA gaTTCCCAGCGATCTGATGAGAACAGTCTTCAAAGTTGCTGCCAAAACAGATGAAGGATGGAGTAAGCTTCTAGGCTCTTATAAACACTCCATCTATGACACAGAGAAGCGCAAGATGTTGGAAGCTTTGGCAAGCACTCAGGATGTACGGAAAATCATTTG GGTCCTGCAGAAAAGTCTTGATGGGAGTGAGATTCAAAATCAAGAATTTCCTTTGGTGATCCACACAGTTTGCAGGGACTTTGCTGGCTACCTCTATGCTTGGGATTTTATGAAGGAGAACTGGGAAAAAATCACCCAGAA GTTTCCTATTGGATCCTTTGCCATTCAGAGCATCATCACATCTACAACAAGTCAGTTTTCTACGAAAACACATCTCGCAGAG gtCCAGAACTTCTTCAGCTCCTTAGGAGCAAAGGGCTCTCAGATGAGGATTGTGCAGGAAGCCATTGAGACCATCAAGCATAACATGCGTTGGATGGAGAAGAACTTGAACACGCTCCAGAGCTGGTTGTAG
- the lnpep gene encoding leucyl-cystinyl aminopeptidase isoform X2 — METFESERAPLPRNMIENSMFEEEPDVVDLAKESPSYHIDSDDVTYEPRSSRLLVRGLGENDMDEDEEDYESSARLLGMSFMNRSSSQRSAASSYTRQQPSNSCSPLSTKTTAVGVLILVLVVSMFMVIYFVPSCTFTKKGCQKSNSSMSSIYPISTSGELFPWTDLRLPVSVHPVHYNISLHPDLNSMTFQGNVSIVVLVVHETKNIVLHSSDMNIIKVTFDDKEYRFLEYKPWQQIAIKFPEDLKKGQYVLKFSYKANLSNSYDGFYNSSYVDTAGTKRVLAATQFEPLAARKAFPCFDEPAFKSTFVVKMTREAKYISLSNMPKIKTTDLNENGLQEDEFESSVKMSTYLVAFIVAEFSSHSKNVSKTTVSVYAVPDKKDQVHYALETACKLLKFYNTFFEIEYPLSKLDLVAIPDFLAGAMENWGLITFRETTLLVGNQSSRFDKQLVTSVIAHELAHQWFGNLVTMRWWNDLWLNEGFATYMQYMSIENVFPDLDIDIEFLNVRFKALAKDALNSSHPVSTFVSTPEQVEEMFDSVSYEKGASILLMLNATLRDGEFHKGVIEYLQNYNLSNTESKDLWNSLSQVSKQSLNVSEMMNTWTVHKGFPLVTVKRNGPQVTLSQEHFLLNAENGTDDSSLWHIPLTYVNDSCSVLRSCKQVFHLKDKEATLQLPGQVKWLKFNFRSDGFYIVHYDEQGWSDLISALKVDVNVLPSEDKAALINNIFALSRLGKVSFRQVLNLMDYIRNETETAPLTEALSQLGQIYRLLDKRSDLNLASSMTTYIESHFGSLMESQSWEVETSVSKMTLRSALLETACALNRPNCTTQARRLFDQWLASNKTLQIPSDLMRTVFKVAAKTDEGWSKLLGSYKHSIYDTEKRKMLEALASTQDVRKIIWVLQKSLDGSEIQNQEFPLVIHTVCRDFAGYLYAWDFMKENWEKITQKFPIGSFAIQSIITSTTSQFSTKTHLAEVQNFFSSLGAKGSQMRIVQEAIETIKHNMRWMEKNLNTLQSWL, encoded by the exons ATGGAGACGTTTGAAAGCG AAAGAGCTCCACTGCCCAGGAACATGATCGAGAACAGCATGTTTGAGGAAGAGCCAGATGTAGTGGATTTGGCAAAAGAGTCCCCATCCTATCACATCGACTCAGATGATGTAACCTATGAACCCCGCAGTTCACGACTGTTGGTACGAGGGCTTGGAGAAAATGACATGGATGAAGACGAGGAAGATTATGAATCCTCTGCCCGTCTTCTTGGCATGTCCTTTATGAACCGCAGCTCCAGTCAGCGCAGTGCTGCTTCTTCCTACACCCGCCAGCAACCTTCCAACTCATGTTCACCGCTCTCAACCAAGACTACAGCGGTAGGCGTTCTCATCCTGGTGCTGGTGGTCTCAATGTTCATGGTCATCTACTTTGTACCAAGCTGCACTTTCACCAAGAAGGGCTGTCAGAAGAGCAACTCAAGCATGAGCAGCATCTATCCGATTTCCACAAGCGGAGAACTTTTCCCATGGACTGACCTGAGGTTACCAGTCAGCGTGCATCCTGTGCATTATAATATTTCACTTCATCCTGACCTAAACTCAATGACTTTTCAAGGCAATGTGTCCATTGTAGTTCTAGTCGTGCACGAGACGAAAAATATTGTTCTACACAGTTCGGATATGAACATAATCAAGGTCACTTTTGACGATAAAGAGTACCGCTTCCTGGAGTACAAACCATGGCAGCAGATCGCCATCAAGTTTCCAGAAGATCTTAAGAAGGGGCAATATGTCTTGAAATTTTCCTACAAAGCAAACCTCTCCAACAGCTACGATGGCTTTTACAACAGCTCCTATGTCGACACAGCTGGTACAAAGAG AGTTTTGGCCGCTACTCAATTTGAGCCTCTGGCAGCCCGCAAAGCTTTCCCTTGTTTCGATGAGCCAGCCTTTAAATCAACTTTTGTAGTTAAAATGACCAGAGAAGCCAAATATATCAGCCTTTCAAACATGCCCAAG atCAAAACCACAGATTTGAATGAAAATGGCCTTCAGGAAGATGAGTTTGAGAGTAGTGTAAAAATGAGCACTTACCTGGTTGCGTTTATCGTAGCTGAATTCAGCAGTCACAGTAAAAACGTCTCTAAAACTACG GTGTCGGTGTATGCTGTTCCAGACAAAAAGGACCAAGTGCATTATGCTTTGGAGACAGCTTGTAAACTGTTGAAGTTCTACAATACGTTCTTTGAGATAGAATACCCTTTAAGCAAACTAG ATTTAGTGGCCATTCCTGACTTCCTCGCTGGAGCCATGGAAAACTGGGGGCTAATCACATTCCGCGAGACAACTTTGCTAGTAGGCAACCAATCCTCTCGCTTTGACAAGCAACTAGTGACCTCAGTCATTGCTCATGAACTTGCCCACCAG TGGTTTGGAAATCTGGTTACTATGAGATGGTGGAATGATCTTTGGCTGAATGAAGGATTTGCAACCTACATGCAGTACATGTCCATTGAAAATGTCTTCCCAGATCTTGACATT gACATTGAATTCTTAAATGTGCGTTTTAAAGCTCTGGCCAAAGATGCGCTGAACTCGTCCCATCCAGTGTCTACTTTTGTGAGCACACCAGAGCAGGTGGAAGAGATGTTTGACTCTGTTTCTTATGAGAAG GGAGCCTCAATACTGCTGATGCTCAACGCAACCCTCAGAGATGGCGAGTTTCATAAAGGAGTGATTGAGTACTTACAAAACTATAATCTGTCAAACACAGAAAGCAAAGACTTATGGAACAGTCTCTCCCAG GTGAGCAAACAAAGTTTAAATGTCTCTGAGATGATGAACACCTGGACTGTTCATAAGGGCTTTCCTCTGGTCACAGTCAAGAGAAACGGCCCTCAAGTGACATTGTCGCAAGAACACTTCCTTTTGAATGCCGAAAACGGCACAGACGACAG CAGCTTGTGGCATATTCCACTGACGTATGTGAATGACAGCTGTAGTGTGCTCCGTTCCTGCAAGCAAGTCTTTCATCTCAAGGACAAAGAAG CCACGTTACAGCTTCCAGGTCAGGTGAAATGGTTAAAGTTTAACTTTAGGAGTGATGGCTTCTACATAGTGCATTATGATGAGCAGGGATGGAGCGACTTGATTAGTGCTTTGAAGGTGGACGTGAATGTCCTCCCCTCTGAAGACAAGGCAGCTCTCATCAATAACATCTTCGCTCTCTCCAG ATTGGGCAAAGTGTCCTTCAGGCAGGTCTTAAACCTCATGGACTACATCAGAAATGAGACCGAGACTGCCCCTCTGACTGAAGCTCTCTCTCAGCTTGGTCAGATCTACCGGTTGCTGGACAAAAGATCAGATCTGAATTTGGCTTCTAGTATGACA ACTTACATCGAGAGCCATTTTGGGAGTTTGATGGAGAGTCAGTCGTGGGAAGTGGAAACTTCTGTGTCCAAGATGACGCTTCGCTCTGCCTTGCTGGAGACGGCATGTGCTCTCAATAGACCAAACTGCACAACACAGGCCAGACGTCTGTTTGATCAGTGGCTGGCTTCAAACAAGACTTTGCA gaTTCCCAGCGATCTGATGAGAACAGTCTTCAAAGTTGCTGCCAAAACAGATGAAGGATGGAGTAAGCTTCTAGGCTCTTATAAACACTCCATCTATGACACAGAGAAGCGCAAGATGTTGGAAGCTTTGGCAAGCACTCAGGATGTACGGAAAATCATTTG GGTCCTGCAGAAAAGTCTTGATGGGAGTGAGATTCAAAATCAAGAATTTCCTTTGGTGATCCACACAGTTTGCAGGGACTTTGCTGGCTACCTCTATGCTTGGGATTTTATGAAGGAGAACTGGGAAAAAATCACCCAGAA GTTTCCTATTGGATCCTTTGCCATTCAGAGCATCATCACATCTACAACAAGTCAGTTTTCTACGAAAACACATCTCGCAGAG gtCCAGAACTTCTTCAGCTCCTTAGGAGCAAAGGGCTCTCAGATGAGGATTGTGCAGGAAGCCATTGAGACCATCAAGCATAACATGCGTTGGATGGAGAAGAACTTGAACACGCTCCAGAGCTGGTTGTAG
- the lnpep gene encoding leucyl-cystinyl aminopeptidase isoform X1 — protein MESANHLNQQEYGAIERAPLPRNMIENSMFEEEPDVVDLAKESPSYHIDSDDVTYEPRSSRLLVRGLGENDMDEDEEDYESSARLLGMSFMNRSSSQRSAASSYTRQQPSNSCSPLSTKTTAVGVLILVLVVSMFMVIYFVPSCTFTKKGCQKSNSSMSSIYPISTSGELFPWTDLRLPVSVHPVHYNISLHPDLNSMTFQGNVSIVVLVVHETKNIVLHSSDMNIIKVTFDDKEYRFLEYKPWQQIAIKFPEDLKKGQYVLKFSYKANLSNSYDGFYNSSYVDTAGTKRVLAATQFEPLAARKAFPCFDEPAFKSTFVVKMTREAKYISLSNMPKIKTTDLNENGLQEDEFESSVKMSTYLVAFIVAEFSSHSKNVSKTTVSVYAVPDKKDQVHYALETACKLLKFYNTFFEIEYPLSKLDLVAIPDFLAGAMENWGLITFRETTLLVGNQSSRFDKQLVTSVIAHELAHQWFGNLVTMRWWNDLWLNEGFATYMQYMSIENVFPDLDIDIEFLNVRFKALAKDALNSSHPVSTFVSTPEQVEEMFDSVSYEKGASILLMLNATLRDGEFHKGVIEYLQNYNLSNTESKDLWNSLSQVSKQSLNVSEMMNTWTVHKGFPLVTVKRNGPQVTLSQEHFLLNAENGTDDSLWHIPLTYVNDSCSVLRSCKQVFHLKDKEATLQLPGQVKWLKFNFRSDGFYIVHYDEQGWSDLISALKVDVNVLPSEDKAALINNIFALSRLGKVSFRQVLNLMDYIRNETETAPLTEALSQLGQIYRLLDKRSDLNLASSMTTYIESHFGSLMESQSWEVETSVSKMTLRSALLETACALNRPNCTTQARRLFDQWLASNKTLQIPSDLMRTVFKVAAKTDEGWSKLLGSYKHSIYDTEKRKMLEALASTQDVRKIIWVLQKSLDGSEIQNQEFPLVIHTVCRDFAGYLYAWDFMKENWEKITQKFPIGSFAIQSIITSTTSQFSTKTHLAEVQNFFSSLGAKGSQMRIVQEAIETIKHNMRWMEKNLNTLQSWL, from the exons ATGGAATctgcaaatcatttaaatcaacAGGAATATGGGGCTATTG AAAGAGCTCCACTGCCCAGGAACATGATCGAGAACAGCATGTTTGAGGAAGAGCCAGATGTAGTGGATTTGGCAAAAGAGTCCCCATCCTATCACATCGACTCAGATGATGTAACCTATGAACCCCGCAGTTCACGACTGTTGGTACGAGGGCTTGGAGAAAATGACATGGATGAAGACGAGGAAGATTATGAATCCTCTGCCCGTCTTCTTGGCATGTCCTTTATGAACCGCAGCTCCAGTCAGCGCAGTGCTGCTTCTTCCTACACCCGCCAGCAACCTTCCAACTCATGTTCACCGCTCTCAACCAAGACTACAGCGGTAGGCGTTCTCATCCTGGTGCTGGTGGTCTCAATGTTCATGGTCATCTACTTTGTACCAAGCTGCACTTTCACCAAGAAGGGCTGTCAGAAGAGCAACTCAAGCATGAGCAGCATCTATCCGATTTCCACAAGCGGAGAACTTTTCCCATGGACTGACCTGAGGTTACCAGTCAGCGTGCATCCTGTGCATTATAATATTTCACTTCATCCTGACCTAAACTCAATGACTTTTCAAGGCAATGTGTCCATTGTAGTTCTAGTCGTGCACGAGACGAAAAATATTGTTCTACACAGTTCGGATATGAACATAATCAAGGTCACTTTTGACGATAAAGAGTACCGCTTCCTGGAGTACAAACCATGGCAGCAGATCGCCATCAAGTTTCCAGAAGATCTTAAGAAGGGGCAATATGTCTTGAAATTTTCCTACAAAGCAAACCTCTCCAACAGCTACGATGGCTTTTACAACAGCTCCTATGTCGACACAGCTGGTACAAAGAG AGTTTTGGCCGCTACTCAATTTGAGCCTCTGGCAGCCCGCAAAGCTTTCCCTTGTTTCGATGAGCCAGCCTTTAAATCAACTTTTGTAGTTAAAATGACCAGAGAAGCCAAATATATCAGCCTTTCAAACATGCCCAAG atCAAAACCACAGATTTGAATGAAAATGGCCTTCAGGAAGATGAGTTTGAGAGTAGTGTAAAAATGAGCACTTACCTGGTTGCGTTTATCGTAGCTGAATTCAGCAGTCACAGTAAAAACGTCTCTAAAACTACG GTGTCGGTGTATGCTGTTCCAGACAAAAAGGACCAAGTGCATTATGCTTTGGAGACAGCTTGTAAACTGTTGAAGTTCTACAATACGTTCTTTGAGATAGAATACCCTTTAAGCAAACTAG ATTTAGTGGCCATTCCTGACTTCCTCGCTGGAGCCATGGAAAACTGGGGGCTAATCACATTCCGCGAGACAACTTTGCTAGTAGGCAACCAATCCTCTCGCTTTGACAAGCAACTAGTGACCTCAGTCATTGCTCATGAACTTGCCCACCAG TGGTTTGGAAATCTGGTTACTATGAGATGGTGGAATGATCTTTGGCTGAATGAAGGATTTGCAACCTACATGCAGTACATGTCCATTGAAAATGTCTTCCCAGATCTTGACATT gACATTGAATTCTTAAATGTGCGTTTTAAAGCTCTGGCCAAAGATGCGCTGAACTCGTCCCATCCAGTGTCTACTTTTGTGAGCACACCAGAGCAGGTGGAAGAGATGTTTGACTCTGTTTCTTATGAGAAG GGAGCCTCAATACTGCTGATGCTCAACGCAACCCTCAGAGATGGCGAGTTTCATAAAGGAGTGATTGAGTACTTACAAAACTATAATCTGTCAAACACAGAAAGCAAAGACTTATGGAACAGTCTCTCCCAG GTGAGCAAACAAAGTTTAAATGTCTCTGAGATGATGAACACCTGGACTGTTCATAAGGGCTTTCCTCTGGTCACAGTCAAGAGAAACGGCCCTCAAGTGACATTGTCGCAAGAACACTTCCTTTTGAATGCCGAAAACGGCACAGACGACAG CTTGTGGCATATTCCACTGACGTATGTGAATGACAGCTGTAGTGTGCTCCGTTCCTGCAAGCAAGTCTTTCATCTCAAGGACAAAGAAG CCACGTTACAGCTTCCAGGTCAGGTGAAATGGTTAAAGTTTAACTTTAGGAGTGATGGCTTCTACATAGTGCATTATGATGAGCAGGGATGGAGCGACTTGATTAGTGCTTTGAAGGTGGACGTGAATGTCCTCCCCTCTGAAGACAAGGCAGCTCTCATCAATAACATCTTCGCTCTCTCCAG ATTGGGCAAAGTGTCCTTCAGGCAGGTCTTAAACCTCATGGACTACATCAGAAATGAGACCGAGACTGCCCCTCTGACTGAAGCTCTCTCTCAGCTTGGTCAGATCTACCGGTTGCTGGACAAAAGATCAGATCTGAATTTGGCTTCTAGTATGACA ACTTACATCGAGAGCCATTTTGGGAGTTTGATGGAGAGTCAGTCGTGGGAAGTGGAAACTTCTGTGTCCAAGATGACGCTTCGCTCTGCCTTGCTGGAGACGGCATGTGCTCTCAATAGACCAAACTGCACAACACAGGCCAGACGTCTGTTTGATCAGTGGCTGGCTTCAAACAAGACTTTGCA gaTTCCCAGCGATCTGATGAGAACAGTCTTCAAAGTTGCTGCCAAAACAGATGAAGGATGGAGTAAGCTTCTAGGCTCTTATAAACACTCCATCTATGACACAGAGAAGCGCAAGATGTTGGAAGCTTTGGCAAGCACTCAGGATGTACGGAAAATCATTTG GGTCCTGCAGAAAAGTCTTGATGGGAGTGAGATTCAAAATCAAGAATTTCCTTTGGTGATCCACACAGTTTGCAGGGACTTTGCTGGCTACCTCTATGCTTGGGATTTTATGAAGGAGAACTGGGAAAAAATCACCCAGAA GTTTCCTATTGGATCCTTTGCCATTCAGAGCATCATCACATCTACAACAAGTCAGTTTTCTACGAAAACACATCTCGCAGAG gtCCAGAACTTCTTCAGCTCCTTAGGAGCAAAGGGCTCTCAGATGAGGATTGTGCAGGAAGCCATTGAGACCATCAAGCATAACATGCGTTGGATGGAGAAGAACTTGAACACGCTCCAGAGCTGGTTGTAG